The following are from one region of the Nicotiana tomentosiformis chromosome 7, ASM39032v3, whole genome shotgun sequence genome:
- the LOC138895739 gene encoding uncharacterized protein has translation MQKAIKGQALADHLAENPVDKDYEPLTTYFPDEEVLFVGEDIAESYPGWRMFFDGATNFKGVGIKAVLISESGQHYPTSAKIRFPCTNNIAEYEACILGIRMAVDMNIKEFLVIGDSDLLIHQLQGELTIKNVKILPYLHCHPYKNYIDPIEIEIRDQHVYCFRVDEEPDDKTWYYDIKRFLETREYPKNATNSQKRALRRLENHFFLNGEVLYRRTPYLGLLRCVDAAEATRLLEEIHAGTCRPHMNGFTLAKNILRAGYFWITMESDSIHYVQKCH, from the exons ATGCAGAAGGCCATTAAAGGACAAGCCTTAGCTGACCACCTTGCAGAGAATCCAGTAGACAAGGATTATGAGCCGCtcaccacatacttcccagatgaaGAAGTGTTATTCGTTGGAGAAGATATTGCAGAATCATACCCAgggtggagaatgttcttcgacggagcgacaaatttcaaaggagtaggAATAAAGGCAGTCCTAATTTCAGAATCAGGACAACATTACCCAACATCAGCAAAGATAAGGTTCCCTTGCACCAACAATATAGCCGAGTACGAAGCATGCATCCTCGGGATCAGGATGGCGGTTGACATGAATATCAAAGAGTTTTTGGTCATAGGTGACTCTGATCTATTGATACATCAACTTCAAGGAGAATTGACTATCAAGAACGTGAAGATCCTTCCATACCTGCATTGT CATCCATATAAGAATTACATCGACCCTATCGAGATAGAGATCAGGGATCAACATGTGTACTGTTTTCGTGTAGATGAAGAGCCAGATGATAAGACATGGTACTACGACATCAAAAGATTCCTTGAAACAAGAGAGTATCCTAAGAATGCTACTAATAGTCAGAAGAGAGCACTAAGAAGGCTGGAAAATCACTTTTTCCTCAACGGGGAAGTCCTATATAGGAGGACCCCATACTTGGGTTTGTTAAGATGTGTAGATGCCGCTGAAGCAACTAGATTGCTagaagaaatacatgcaggaaCGTGCAGACCCCACATGAATGGCTTCACCTTAGCTAAGAATATTTTAAGAGCCGGATACTTTTGGATTACCATGGAAAGCGATAGTATCCActatgtgcagaagtgtcacTAA
- the LOC104103863 gene encoding uncharacterized protein isoform X2 — translation MLEIPAIDSSITASIATVKRYAPPNQRNRSLGRRKSGGGWMAALNAYNNLPYDSPERPVMYTKRSPWGHAMLPHQLMSQAGGASSSGLQKDFLSELQLAIHGTSASSNS, via the exons ATGCTGGAAATTCCTGCCATAGATTCATCAATCACAGCCAGCATTGCAACCGTTAAACGCTATGCCCCTCCCAATCAGCG GAATCGCTCACTTGGTAGGCGAAAATCCGGAGGAG GTTGGATGGCTGCTCTGAATGCTTACAACAATTTACCATATGATTCTCCTG AAAGGCCAGTGATGTACACAAAAAGGTCACCTTGGGGGCATGCAATGCTTCCCCATCAG TTAATGTCACAAGCTGGAGGTGCATCTTCTTCTGGGTTGCAGAAGGACTTCTTAAGTGAGCTTCAACTTGCAATACATGGTACAAGTGCCAGTTCTAATTCCTAA
- the LOC104103863 gene encoding uncharacterized protein isoform X1 has protein sequence MLEIPAIDSSITASIATVKRYAPPNQRNRSLGRRKSGGDHLERANGNSNDGEKNQISASRSTSTLDDAGGRYQANERSRTGLIPLQGCSGSDAFQLLNNRWMAALNAYNNLPYDSPERPVMYTKRSPWGHAMLPHQLMSQAGGASSSGLQKDFLSELQLAIHGTSASSNS, from the exons ATGCTGGAAATTCCTGCCATAGATTCATCAATCACAGCCAGCATTGCAACCGTTAAACGCTATGCCCCTCCCAATCAGCG GAATCGCTCACTTGGTAGGCGAAAATCCGGAGGAG ATCACCTCGAACGAGCTAACGGCAATAGTAATGATGGTGAGAAGAATCAAATTAGTGCCTCTAGGTCTACATCTACTTTAGATGATGCTGGTGGCAGATATCAAGCGAATGAGAGATCTCGGACCGGGTTAATACCGCTACAAGGATGTTCTGGCAGTGATGCTTTTCAGCTTCTGAATAACC GTTGGATGGCTGCTCTGAATGCTTACAACAATTTACCATATGATTCTCCTG AAAGGCCAGTGATGTACACAAAAAGGTCACCTTGGGGGCATGCAATGCTTCCCCATCAG TTAATGTCACAAGCTGGAGGTGCATCTTCTTCTGGGTTGCAGAAGGACTTCTTAAGTGAGCTTCAACTTGCAATACATGGTACAAGTGCCAGTTCTAATTCCTAA
- the LOC104103875 gene encoding uncharacterized protein isoform X2: MATTGGSISFSSFPSFSRRAKPNSTLVHADSLELRHIKMCKCSNVLVPSPRNIACFAAQESSSLTVAAETKEKKESETAEETAPAKPKPKPAAKAPAKSLPQMMEEDVIPSLKAILEAQDDISELELSFNDDKLEGSFSKKGNPYSFWAFFPDGLAGAKGFSLSSYGSGPSTVEPFLVDEKKITAKHVVFWVEKRLAAQGIIPVWNE; the protein is encoded by the exons ATGGCAACAACAGGAGGTTCTATTTCATTTTCCAGCTTCCCATCATTTAGCCGTAGAGCTAAACCCAATTCCACACTAGTGCATGCTGATTCTCTTGAACTAAGACACATCAAAATGTGCAAATGCTCCAACGT ACTAGTCCCTTCTCCTAGAAACATTGCCTGCTTTGCAGCGCAAGAATCATCATCTTTAACTG TTGCTGCTGAAACGAAGGAGAAGAAAGAGTCAGAGACTGCTGAAGAAACAGCTCCTGCAAAACCAAAGCCAAAGCCTGCAGCTAAAGCTCCAGCCAAGTCTCTACCTCAGATGATGGAAGAGGATGTTATCCCGTCCCTGAAAGCAATTCTTGAAGCCCAAGACGATATCTCTGAGCTCGAGTTATCGTTTAATGACGACAAG TTGGAGGGTTCATTTTCAAAGAAGGGCAATCCATATTCATTTTGGGCCTTCTTTCCTGATGGACTCGCAG GTGCTAAAGGTTTCTCTTTGTCTTCCTATGGTTCCGGCCCGAGCACTGTGGAACCTTTTCTCGTTGATGAGAAAAAGATAACAGCAAAGCACGTTGTATTCTGGGTTGAGAAGCGCTTGGCTGCTCAAGGCATTATTCCTGTCTGGAATGAATAA
- the LOC104103875 gene encoding uncharacterized protein isoform X1, which yields MATTGGSISFSSFPSFSRRAKPNSTLVHADSLELRHIKMCKCSNVLPSMEYPQVVCRLVPSPRNIACFAAQESSSLTVAAETKEKKESETAEETAPAKPKPKPAAKAPAKSLPQMMEEDVIPSLKAILEAQDDISELELSFNDDKLEGSFSKKGNPYSFWAFFPDGLAGAKGFSLSSYGSGPSTVEPFLVDEKKITAKHVVFWVEKRLAAQGIIPVWNE from the exons ATGGCAACAACAGGAGGTTCTATTTCATTTTCCAGCTTCCCATCATTTAGCCGTAGAGCTAAACCCAATTCCACACTAGTGCATGCTGATTCTCTTGAACTAAGACACATCAAAATGTGCAAATGCTCCAACGTGTTGCCTTCAATGGAATATCCCCAGGTGGTATGTAGACTAGTCCCTTCTCCTAGAAACATTGCCTGCTTTGCAGCGCAAGAATCATCATCTTTAACTG TTGCTGCTGAAACGAAGGAGAAGAAAGAGTCAGAGACTGCTGAAGAAACAGCTCCTGCAAAACCAAAGCCAAAGCCTGCAGCTAAAGCTCCAGCCAAGTCTCTACCTCAGATGATGGAAGAGGATGTTATCCCGTCCCTGAAAGCAATTCTTGAAGCCCAAGACGATATCTCTGAGCTCGAGTTATCGTTTAATGACGACAAG TTGGAGGGTTCATTTTCAAAGAAGGGCAATCCATATTCATTTTGGGCCTTCTTTCCTGATGGACTCGCAG GTGCTAAAGGTTTCTCTTTGTCTTCCTATGGTTCCGGCCCGAGCACTGTGGAACCTTTTCTCGTTGATGAGAAAAAGATAACAGCAAAGCACGTTGTATTCTGGGTTGAGAAGCGCTTGGCTGCTCAAGGCATTATTCCTGTCTGGAATGAATAA